The genomic interval TCTCCGCGCAGCACGGCGCCGTACCAGACGCTCGCGTCGGGACCTATCTCCACGTCTCCGATGATCGTCGCGTTCTCGGCGATGAAGGCGCTTTCGGCGATCTTCGGCGTCTTGCCGAAGGCGGGCAGGATCACGGGCATCGCTTCGTTCTCTCTTTCACACCACCGGCAGCTGCCGGCGCTCAGTGCTGCGCGCGTTGTCGAAGGACGCGCGACGGGCGGGATCGACGGCCTCGCCCACCAGGGAGTTCTTGAAGGCCTGAACGATACGCACGCGGAGGATTTCTCCGCTCGGATCGCTTGCGGCGCCCAGGTGAACGATCTCGTTCTGCTCCGTGCGCCCGCTGTAGCCACCTTGCTTGCCGGGCCCTTCCACCAGCACGTCCTGCGTGCTGCCCACCAGGCTCTCGAGGTGGCGCTGGCGCAGGGCCTCGCTCAGCTCGAACAGCTCCGCGAGGCGGGCGCTCTTGTCCTCTTCGCTGACGTCGTCGGCGAGCCTTTCGGCGCGGGTGAAAGGGCGCACCGAGTACTTGAAGCCGAACAGCCCCGTGAAGCCCACGCGCTCCACCAGCTCCAGCGTCTGAGCGAAGTCTTGGCGCGTCTCGCCGGGAAAGCCCACGATGACGTCGGTGGACAGCGTCACGCCGGGCACACGCTCTCGAAGCGCATCCACGCGCTCGTGATACTCCGCCACGGAGTAGCGGCGCAGCATGCGGCGCAGCATCGCGTCGCTGCCGCTCTGCACCGGCAAGTGCACGTGCCGCGCGAGGACCGGGAGCTCTTGATGCGCACGGATCAGGCTCATCGTGAGGTGACGGGGGTGCGGGCTCGTGTAGCGCAAGCGCCGGAGCTCGGGCACCCGCTCGGCGATGGCGCGCACCAACGCCGAGAACTCGCTCTCGTCTTGCCGCGCGGTCGTCGGGTGCGTGTGCGTCCAC from Polyangiaceae bacterium carries:
- the miaB gene encoding tRNA (N6-isopentenyl adenosine(37)-C2)-methylthiotransferase MiaB; this encodes MPTYALVTFGCQMNQHDSERMTEVLRGAGFVQAEEPEGADVVLLNTCSVREKAEQKLRSEVGRLGLLKRRRPELLIGVAGCVAQQEGERLIKKLPQIDLVLGPDNIGELPALLRELEGGGPPRVRTVFDLDSPRFLQAEPVPGKQTPSAYVTVMKGCDERCTFCIVPHTRGPERYRAASEVTDEIARLVEAGAREVTLLGQTVNSYRDPSRSLSPAPGADDVPWTHTHPTTARQDESEFSALVRAIAERVPELRRLRYTSPHPRHLTMSLIRAHQELPVLARHVHLPVQSGSDAMLRRMLRRYSVAEYHERVDALRERVPGVTLSTDVIVGFPGETRQDFAQTLELVERVGFTGLFGFKYSVRPFTRAERLADDVSEEDKSARLAELFELSEALRQRHLESLVGSTQDVLVEGPGKQGGYSGRTEQNEIVHLGAASDPSGEILRVRIVQAFKNSLVGEAVDPARRASFDNARSTERRQLPVV